GCACCAATCAGTCCAGTCTCAGAGGTGCAGGTTTCGATGGCCTGCTGGAGGAAGTCTTCATCCCAACCGGTGATGAAGTCCGCGTGGTAGCCATAGCCTGATCAGGGGTTAGCTTCTCTATTCTGCAAAGGCGTAGACATGAGACTCACCAGTCGTGTCTCCGTTGGCCAAGACAAATCGGCCAGGTCGGTCGGCGAAGGCATTGGTGTTCCAGATAACCTCATACATGAGGCTGGGCAGGCGAACGGGATAACCATCGGGGCAGGTTCCGGTCATGACCAAGTCAGGGAACGCAACGTGATCCTTGTGGTTGGCGCTGTCGAGCGCGTCGCCTCCCTTCCAGCAGGACGGAAACATGATCTCGAGACGGAGGCCATCCTTGCAGTTCGCATCAAGGTACTGTTTGTCGGGCATGTAGTGGCGGTAGAGAGTTCCCTCTGGTTCTCGTGCATAGTTCAAGCAGTTGAAACCGAGGGCACGTTGAGCGAGGGTGTCCTGATCAGTCTCACCGAGAGCTTGCCACGTAGACTTCTCCGGGTCCGGCTTGCTCGGGTCACCCGCCGTGTAGGTTCTTCGTGTGTTTGTACCAGACAACATTCTGAAGTCAGGAGGAAAGGCGGTCACATTGTCGCCGTACAGGAGGTAGTAGCTACAAGTAATTAGCTCCTAGTTCAAAACAAGTCTGAAGATAGCAGCGACTATTGAATCAGACAGGTGTAGGTTCTCAGGGGATACTAACGCCAGCATACCGCCCACCTGTGGGACAATCTCAAACTCTCCAGTCTCACCATCTTGGAAGTACATGGCAGGGTGCCAGTAAGAAGACTTGTCTTGCGTGACTCGGCATGAAGTGCAGTCACCGTTGAGGAGTTCCTCAGTGTTGGCGGTATCAGAGAACCCTGCGCATCGTCAGCTCATTTCTCTGAGAGCGCATCGTTCGCGGTTGCCTGCGCCACTTTCATTGCCAGAATGTCATCGTCGCAAATGAGTCGCTTACCTGAAGAACCGTGAATAGAATGCGCATGCATCGAGATCTTGCCCGGGTCAATGATGGGGTCAAGTCGCGCGAGTCCCACACGACCGGGACACTCCATGCGCCAGAAGGCATGGGCGCCACCGATGAGGCCCGCAGAAACGGCGACGAGTGATTTGAGCATGGCGATGACGAGTGCCTATTCGAGCTCGAGAGTTTGTTCGTTCTTGCCCTGAGAGGCAAGGGAATGAAGGAGTGGACGACGCGACAGAGCAGTCTAAAAGAGCGTTGATGTTAGGGATGGGGTTGAGGCGGAGACGAAAGAACGTGGTGAGGGGAAATGAACGAAAGGCGGAGATGAGAGGTTCGAAAGGAAGGTGCCCGGCACTGGCGAGCAGAAAATAGAAACGGCAGGCGAGTTGCGGATATTTGAAGCATCAAACggaaggaaggaagggagGGGCTTAGACGGAGTGCCTGCCAGCTGGCAACGGCTGGCCACTGCACTGCGCACTAAGGGCCGGGCTGCCAACGCATAAGACCAGGAAAACCCTGTGCCAAGCGCATAGTCCCGCAGAATAAGGTCGGAATCGTGCTTTTCATGTTGTTTTAATGGGATGGGTGAGGTTCAAGTTTGCGAGTTTCAGGTGAGGTCTAGGCGAGGTGTAAGTGAAAGTGGACTCACCGATGCCCGCCGTTGGGTTTCTCTGTGGGGGATTCTCAGCCAAATTGACGTTGGCGCTCTCTGGATCCTCAACTTCCTTCTTTTGATCAAATATTGAATCAAcagaaggagaaaaaagTTCAGAAAGGGAAATATTGGACCAAAGGGTGCAATGGCTGGGTATGCCTTTATTGCTGTCGATGGAGGCACTGCTCTTGCAGAGAGTCCCAGCCCCGCTGAGAATCTGAGACTCAAGATTCCAGAGCGTGGTCAAGACACGGCGTTGAAGTCACTGCCACGCTTTCGGATCGCGTCACAGGGTCGCGTAGAGTGGGCTGGTCGGCAGCTTATCGGCGTGATAAGTGTCGACGAGAAGAATGCTTTGTTCAATGGCGCCGCTTCCGGTTGTCAAGGCCGAATGTCTCTCCCGACGTCAATCCGTACAGTCGGTCGATGTGTCTCAGTATCAAACGTCTGACGCTTCGGGAAGTTTTTGACAGTGGTCAGATGAGTTGAAGATCTTGTTGGAGAAAGTTGAAGGGTAAAGTCTTGGTCTCGAAGGCCGTGGTGTATTGCCGCTCAGCACTGCAGAGCGTCCAGATAGACTCGGAAAGCCGTTAAAGCCAATATAAGCCTACCGCTTTTCGCAACGGCGACGCTAAACGTTTTGCACAATGGATCTGCAAGAGAGAAAAACGGTGAGTCCGCAGATAAGAAGGAGTCGTGATACGAAAGCAGTCCCTCGGGTTACGGCGTGCGGTGTTTGTTATGCAAAAGAGATTGGTTTCTGAGCGGCGGATCTTGTAGTTGTCGACTGGAGTCTCCCGGTACGAAACGTAAACCAGGATTTTGAGCGAAAGAAACGAATGTTCTCAACCGGGCAGGATTGCAAGGAAtgtggttgaggagaaggtAGCTAGGCACCAAAAGGGAGTGCAGGTGAGGTGCCTTTGAAGACAAGGTGAATGAATGGATGAGTCCAGCTCGGGCTCCAAAGGAAGGAATAAAACGGTAGGATGACAACCTAGCCAACAGTGaaggaatggatggatggcagaacgaagaagatgagggcgaaCCGAAAGAACGGGAAACGGGAGGTGGGCACAACAAACCCGACAACCATGGATCCCATCCCATGTCGCAGCCAGGTCCTGGGGGTGGCTTCTCTTGGCGATGAAGTCAGGCCCATTCTTGGGGGCATTCGCCGCGTCGCAGCCAAGATTGCATTGGTTCCAAGGGTCAGCCTACAGGGGTGCTAAAGTGGTCGTGTGTCGGTCGACGAGCGTGATACCGCACCAAGCCCAGCATAGTCTGGCGATCTCGACCAATGGCTCGGGGCAATAGGAGGTCGAGAATACCCGTGCCACGGAGCTGAGGCACGCGATAGACGCAGGTACCAGGCACCTCTGGGCTGGCGAATGGAGATGGGCGAGCCGACCTGCCGAGATCTCCAGGTCCAAGACTAGTACTCTGGGGGCAGGGATCTCGGGGGTTGAGCTGCTACATTCTGTAGTATTGCAGGGGCGAGACTACTCGCAGACGGCGCCAAATGGCCTGGGCTTCCACCAGTTCTCCTGTCAATCACGGCGGTTGCGCGGCTCTCCAGATTGGAATCTGCGGGATCTTCAGAGTTTGTTGCGAGATGGATCTGACGTGACGATGTCGAGTTGGATATTGATTGGATTCCCTCCGCGTCTCTTGTGGTCGCGCAGACTCCACCACGTGCGCATGTGGCCCGTTTGCAGAAGGAGAATTGAGAAGCCCCCTAGCACAGCAGTCCAGGAGGTCCAGGCCAGTACAAAGGAGACGGTCCATATGTTCTTCTCGGTTAGATCGGTTTCTGTCTTCTCCATCAAGTCTAGCAGGGCTCTGGAGTGGGCTGAGCACCTCTGCTATGACGCTGTCAGGCTGTTTCTGGTTTATTGTTAGATGGCGGGACTGCGGGTGGCTGGAGACAGTCTTTGACACCTGAGTCCAGCCAAGGGTCcaagggatggatgggaacAAGGGAGCCCAATGCCGGGTGGCAAAGCATGAAACCTCCCTGGGTTCAGAGAAAGTGATGAACATGATCTTCAGGGCCCGGCTGttcatcctcttctgtcCGTTTCTTGTTGCGTTTGTTCCGCAAGAGTTTCAACTCTCCCCTTCCCAGACTTCGGCAGCTGGCAAAATCCCCAGGGGCTGGCATTAATGACAAGCAGATGCCTGAAACGGGTTTCATATCGTGGGCGAGCCAATCATGAGTCGCCAGCCTCTCACTGCCAGCACTTCCCTGTCCATCAGTGGGCGTGGCGTGGGTGGCGCCTCGACTTCAGTCTGGAGAAGGGAGACCCATGTCGGTGCGTCTAAGTAAAGCCCAACACGAATATCTCTCATCCTTCAAAGCTTGGCTAGAGGAAGATCCCCGGTAGCGAAAATTACGGGTGCGCTATTATTGTGGATTGGAATAAATCTTTCCAGCTGCCTTCTCTTTGCGTCCACCAGACCATTGCAATGCATGTCGATCAAGGGTCTTGATCGGTATGTATTGAGTGCTCGGGCTGCCCGATAGACATGCCTATGAGATATCAATATATATCCTACATTGCAATTACATGTGCAGATACGTATTGGATTTCATCAATCTCGCCGCAGAATGCCCATTCACCGTCAAGTCTTGGCACTCCAAGTCGTACCAGCGGAATAAGAACCACGTTTCTCAGTCGCACTTACCTTCACCTTTCGTATTCGTGCCACGACTAAGAGACTTGACAATCCAGGGCCTTGGCAGAGGCCCTGTATCAAACTTGCTTTTAATGCGACTGCTGCTTGCTGATGGCATTGGTGATTTGTCGGTCAGCCAGCGCAGAAGCCAAGCCCAAAGTGTTGGCCAGAGTGTTGGGCCGCTTTTAGCTTGTCCCACGGCCAAGTTGCTGCACAATGTCAGGTACTAGTGTACGACAGCAAATTACAGACTGAATTCTAGGTTGGTTGGTCCAGCGATAAATGAGAAGGATTGCTGACGCGCAAACATTGGATAGAGTTGTTGTAGATGCTAGCGCTCGTGTTGGAGGCGGCGCCGTCTTAACCGTTACCGTGCTTTAGCGTTGGGAACGCAAGGGTTCCCTGAGATACTACCTCGCCGGCTCATCTCTTCCGATCCGATATCATATCGTCCACTCTAAAGAGGGTCTTTGTTGTGTAGTTGTCTGGGTTGGAGTTGGCCAAGCTTGCGTCGAGCCAAGATGTAGGGTAAGTCACTTGGGCGAAACTTGAGAGCACAGTTTCAACAAGCATTTCAGTGATGACTTCTCTCGAGCATAAATCCGAGGTCAATATCTTTTCAGAATTTCGGAAAAGGAGAGTGAAATATTAAGGCCTCCTTCCAAAGGGTACTGTCACCTATCTGGCCCCTGAACACTATAACAAAGGATTAAATTTATTGTTTTTCTGAAGTAGAAATCAATGAGATCGGTTAACTATTTTCAAGACAAGACATATAAAGACAAACACTCCAGACATGACAATCATCAACGACCTCTCGCTCATGAAACAAGCATACCAGGCAATGCTCATCTCAATGATTGCTTGGGGAGATCATGTGATGCCCGAGCCACGAATCTAACACAGCCACAGAGGCCCCACATCCGGAAGCGGCCCCTGGGCCGGGGTCTCTCCCACCTCACGAGCACTATCGTTGCGACAACACGTTGACCTTTATCATGATTGATCATTTGCGATAACCTACgaactttgtcaagatggaCGACCTCTCAGGCCTCGATTGGTCCTCCAAGCCGGCCGGCGGCCAGCCCAAGCCGCCCGTCATGAACTCGGCCTTTGCAACGATGCGACCTACACCATCACCTTTGGGCTCGGGAACCAACACGCCTCTGTCCACACAGGGGTCTGGATCTGTTGCCCCTAAACCAGCGCCCCCGAAGCCATCGCAGGATAGCTTTAGCAATCTTATGCATTTTGGACCGGCCAAAACGAAACAGAACCTGAGTCTGGCGGAGCGACAGGCGCaactcgaggctgagaagcgcCAGAAGGAAGCGGAGCGCAGGAAGCAGCAGGAGGCCCAGTTTGGCAATGGTCAGTTCTGGGATGCTCTTGGGAGCCGAGGCGCGTCGACGAGCCCTGCGCTGCAACCGCCGGCAGCAGCCCCCAAGCCGAagagcgacgatgacgatcTCTTTGCCGCCTTTAACAAGGATACCAAGGTCGATAACTCGAGCTACTATCCCCCTCCTCCCGAATCGCAGCGATCGACGCCCGCGAATGCTGCGCCGATGAACTTGAGCGACCCGAGCGCCTGGAAATCTGCGAGTGGAGCAACTGGGCCGAATGGAGGCGCCTTTGGTGTCGAAGATGACGATCCCTTTGGCTTGAACCAGATGAAGCCAGTCCCGGCTGCTGCGCCTGTGCCGCAaaatgacgacgatgacttCTTGGGAGATCTGGGTCGTCCTGTTGAAGAGGTGCGGCGCGAGCAGGAGGCGAAGCGACCTCAGCCAGAACCTGGAAAGCCGATtgaagacgacgactcgAGCTCCTCAGAGGAGTCGGCCCCCCAGGCGCAAGAGCAGTTTCCCGAGCGACAGCCCCGAGTCAACAAGGACCCTTTTGACAGAGCGGTTGCGCAGTTGGTGGATTATGGATTCTCTGCCGAGGACGCCCGTCGCGCTCTGGTTGAAAGCGGCTCTGGATACAATGCTCAAGCTGCTGTGAACTGGCTCTTGGATGAGGCGCACCGCAAATCTAAGGAACAAGCACAAGGGAAACTCTCTTCTGGGAGCTCAAGTCGCGCCGGAAGCCAGGCTCCGAGGAGCAATGACCGGTCACCGGCCAGGGGAGATCAAGACTTGGGCAAGGCGGCTGCTTCGATGGGTAACAGCCTGTTCAAGACAGCCAACTCGCTCTGGAAGACTGGCCAAAAGAAGATGCagcaggctgttgctgaCTTTCAGCACGAAGGCGATCCTAGCCAACCTAAGTGGATGCGGGAAGCTCAACAAGccagagctcaaggaccaggcAAGGCGAGGGCAGACGCTACGGACGAAGCGCTCATGCTTGAGAGTGGTGGTCGTCCGCCACCTCGTCGAACCGCCAGCCGTCCTGCTGAGCAGAGAGCCTCTCCTCAACCAACATCTCGAGGACAGTCGCCTGCTCACTCTACAGGCAGCCGCGCTAGCCCTGCCCCTcgatggcagcagcaagccCAGCCTCCTGCGGCAGGGTTGGA
This genomic interval from Fusarium keratoplasticum isolate Fu6.1 chromosome 9, whole genome shotgun sequence contains the following:
- a CDS encoding DUF1996 domain-containing protein; its protein translation is MLKSLVAVSAGLIGGAHAFWRMECPGRVGLARLDPIIDPGKISMHAHSIHGSSGFSDTANTEELLNGDCTSCRVTQDKSSYWHPAMYFQDGETGEFEIVPQVGGMLAYYLLYGDNVTAFPPDFRMLSGTNTRRTYTAGDPSKPDPEKSTWQALGETDQDTLAQRALGFNCLNYAREPEGTLYRHYMPDKQYLDANCKDGLRLEIMFPSCWKGGDALDSANHKDHVAFPDLVMTGTCPDGYPVRLPSLMYEVIWNTNAFADRPGRFVLANGDTTGYGYHADFITGWDEDFLQQAIETCTSETGLIGACPLFDVISESEATSCKMNLPDSLKKEDVLGPMKQLPGGDQVSYGDGSDGGASKDPGPTGDASVPTLTYHPGDRPENSASPLPGQVFKEKAAAYEASAPAPAPTLETTTNVPIVATSILPSFSSPFTSETTLIQSIQTTQSIPGADGSVGAAFVESSIAQAPESVPTSGPPPVPTTTPAPELEPTTDTKSYWSTQYITNGNLVSKILWDEKLVYVTELEAETVVVTVTSTAVVTPTAPAARRRRRGAHLHSHGRRHF
- a CDS encoding UBA domain-containing protein, which encodes MDDLSGLDWSSKPAGGQPKPPVMNSAFATMRPTPSPLGSGTNTPLSTQGSGSVAPKPAPPKPSQDSFSNLMHFGPAKTKQNLSLAERQAQLEAEKRQKEAERRKQQEAQFGNGQFWDALGSRGASTSPALQPPAAAPKPKSDDDDLFAAFNKDTKVDNSSYYPPPPESQRSTPANAAPMNLSDPSAWKSASGATGPNGGAFGVEDDDPFGLNQMKPVPAAAPVPQNDDDDFLGDLGRPVEEVRREQEAKRPQPEPGKPIEDDDSSSSEESAPQAQEQFPERQPRVNKDPFDRAVAQLVDYGFSAEDARRALVESGSGYNAQAAVNWLLDEAHRKSKEQAQGKLSSGSSSRAGSQAPRSNDRSPARGDQDLGKAAASMGNSLFKTANSLWKTGQKKMQQAVADFQHEGDPSQPKWMREAQQARAQGPGKARADATDEALMLESGGRPPPRRTASRPAEQRASPQPTSRGQSPAHSTGSRASPAPRWQQQAQPPAAGLDSRSRLNRLAADDDSFSTYSSPNRRKKAASPAPASAPAPKPAEPEPDLLFNSQEVKPSLPSRPAQPSPRPTPTPQAKRPSPPAPRPSPRPAREIPSISPVSLQTSTQHRLQGTAHFKRGDYAAAHSSYSSSLSAVPPTHPLAILLLTNRALTALKTGEPKQAVDDADSALKLIGPSLGQGETVAVKNESGVDENRDMKDLYGKALSRKAEALEQMEKWRDAGAVWQVCVEGGVGGTNAIKGRQRCQNALAPKPKPTPKPAAAKPRPRPSATASLGPQKSSEAVTRLREANEAAAREDDEKFVLSEKVDAKISTWRDGKRDNLRALIASLDTVLWEGSGWKKVGLHELVMANKVKINYMKAIAKTHPDKLPQDASTEVRLIAGLVFSTLNESWDKFKADNGL